In Bacteroidota bacterium, the following are encoded in one genomic region:
- a CDS encoding T9SS type A sorting domain-containing protein — protein MRRSTILFALAMSLLFFGNNVAVAQLNLAWEEIGPNNTGNHVRAIVVDGSGNVWAGSVGGGLWKSTDSGSSWSMVSGLAENLAVSCIAVDGSNIYVGTGEAYYFRPESTWGGTWGVDSIRTLKNGFLKASSQPGEGVFSSNDGGATWSHNNGTWNNSSVRYSGDFMSIQTVATKGGRTLVGSLKGLYWSDNADLGTVTKATGTTYFMNNIITEAKFANNNVVYAATKDSLYRSTDGGQTFGSAINSTFPVGTAAPNNRIGGYRIAVAVAPSNPDIIYLTGANDVTGNCTGVWKSVDNGYTWIGISPYESAIFKPFQNKGLYSMFLAVPPVDPNVVFIGGTKMYRYSNVDGWIDAASHSFVPGFSTRYVPLGQLAMAFDPNADSVMYVGTDHEIVRSGDLGDSYSFRTKGFNNAHLYGISPSPSFKVLVSDRFHGISAHNNGSSAPENQQYNDIHSASLTGGGLARWSTIMPENFVVAKAEDRGVQRSLTQGATFEDFYGFPVDSVNSCWGVAPDSMIIDRATLSVGGGGIYDRSTAPIMPFCFDEYIPAGSLSNDTSILNTPMYVFLASGNFIWMCQNPFGGIDSVPTWNRVSDDLITQNLPGGKRKYFTAITSSNDAEHNTYVATNNGDVFRLVGAHRPESFCVTTDVVRIDGGTLPRRWITDIEVDPTNSNNVIVTFGGFANGDDRVYITNDAKAIAPTWRSLQGNLEANLPVHSAAFHPDASNRAILLGTEEGIYSTTSDYENGSVSWTFEGSAIGNVPVTDIVIRKWYMEFTDINNYRYSPDNTVFISTYGRGAWKSSTIVAKPEEVVAGSGIKLQAVPNPAVASTSIKFDLPQATRVTLNAYSIDGRPVAQLTNSQFGAGQGEVEFNTQALPAGIYLVKANFTNAQGSYQSHLRVVVVK, from the coding sequence ATGAGAAGATCGACCATTTTATTCGCTTTGGCGATGTCATTGCTGTTTTTTGGCAACAACGTCGCTGTAGCACAACTAAACCTTGCTTGGGAAGAAATCGGCCCAAACAACACCGGTAACCACGTTCGTGCCATTGTTGTGGACGGCAGCGGCAACGTTTGGGCTGGATCCGTTGGTGGCGGACTCTGGAAATCGACCGATAGTGGCTCCTCTTGGAGCATGGTCAGCGGTTTGGCTGAGAACCTTGCGGTTTCATGTATCGCAGTCGACGGAAGTAATATTTATGTCGGAACAGGCGAAGCTTACTACTTCCGACCTGAATCCACTTGGGGTGGCACTTGGGGCGTTGACTCCATTCGTACCCTGAAAAATGGATTTCTCAAGGCTTCAAGTCAGCCTGGCGAGGGCGTTTTCTCTTCCAACGACGGTGGCGCTACTTGGAGCCACAACAATGGAACTTGGAACAACAGCTCAGTGCGCTACAGCGGCGACTTTATGTCCATCCAAACCGTTGCGACCAAAGGTGGTCGCACGCTCGTAGGCTCCCTCAAGGGCCTGTATTGGAGCGACAATGCCGATCTTGGCACGGTGACCAAAGCAACCGGCACCACTTACTTCATGAACAACATCATCACAGAGGCAAAATTTGCCAATAACAACGTGGTGTATGCAGCAACAAAAGACTCGCTCTACCGCTCTACTGATGGTGGACAGACTTTTGGATCTGCCATCAATTCCACGTTTCCAGTGGGCACAGCCGCTCCTAACAATCGCATCGGTGGCTATCGTATTGCCGTTGCCGTTGCACCTTCCAACCCTGATATCATCTACCTGACCGGTGCCAATGACGTTACAGGTAACTGCACTGGCGTTTGGAAGTCGGTGGACAATGGCTATACCTGGATTGGAATTTCGCCTTATGAGTCGGCGATTTTCAAGCCATTCCAAAACAAAGGACTTTATTCCATGTTCCTTGCTGTTCCGCCAGTCGATCCAAACGTGGTCTTCATCGGTGGCACAAAAATGTACCGTTACAGCAATGTAGATGGCTGGATCGACGCTGCATCACATAGCTTTGTCCCAGGCTTTAGCACCCGTTACGTGCCATTGGGCCAACTTGCCATGGCATTTGATCCCAACGCTGACTCGGTGATGTATGTCGGTACCGACCACGAAATCGTGCGTTCAGGTGACTTGGGAGACTCCTATTCCTTCCGTACCAAAGGTTTTAACAATGCCCACCTGTACGGCATCAGCCCATCCCCAAGCTTCAAAGTCCTTGTTTCCGACCGCTTCCACGGAATCTCCGCACACAACAACGGGTCATCAGCACCAGAAAATCAGCAATACAACGACATCCACTCAGCTTCGTTGACCGGTGGCGGTTTGGCACGCTGGTCTACCATTATGCCAGAGAACTTCGTCGTTGCCAAGGCTGAAGATCGTGGTGTGCAACGTTCGCTCACACAGGGCGCAACGTTTGAAGACTTTTATGGATTCCCGGTTGACTCTGTCAATTCCTGCTGGGGCGTCGCTCCTGACTCGATGATCATCGACCGCGCAACGCTATCCGTCGGTGGTGGCGGTATATATGATCGTTCCACAGCACCTATCATGCCTTTCTGCTTTGATGAATACATCCCTGCCGGCAGCTTGAGCAACGATACTTCGATCCTCAATACGCCAATGTACGTGTTCTTGGCCTCTGGCAACTTTATTTGGATGTGCCAAAATCCATTTGGCGGCATTGACTCCGTTCCTACCTGGAACAGGGTTTCCGATGACTTGATCACGCAGAATCTTCCCGGCGGTAAAAGGAAGTATTTCACTGCGATCACTTCCTCCAATGATGCCGAGCACAATACCTATGTTGCCACCAACAATGGTGATGTTTTTAGACTTGTCGGTGCACACCGTCCTGAGAGCTTCTGCGTCACGACCGACGTAGTACGCATCGATGGCGGCACGCTTCCTCGCCGTTGGATCACCGACATTGAAGTCGATCCGACCAACAGCAACAACGTGATCGTCACCTTCGGTGGCTTTGCAAACGGGGATGACCGTGTTTACATCACCAATGATGCAAAGGCAATTGCGCCGACATGGCGTAGCCTCCAAGGTAACTTGGAAGCCAACCTTCCTGTGCATTCTGCCGCATTCCACCCTGATGCCAGCAACAGGGCGATTTTGCTCGGCACCGAAGAAGGGATCTACTCCACCACGAGCGACTACGAAAACGGAAGCGTAAGCTGGACCTTCGAAGGAAGCGCAATCGGCAACGTTCCTGTGACCGACATCGTCATTCGCAAATGGTACATGGAATTTACCGATATCAACAATTATCGCTATTCTCCTGATAACACGGTATTTATCTCAACCTACGGTCGCGGTGCATGGAAGTCCTCGACCATCGTAGCGAAGCCGGAAGAAGTCGTAGCAGGCAGCGGAATCAAGCTTCAGGCTGTTCCAAATCCTGCCGTTGCCTCGACATCGATCAAGTTTGACTTGCCACAAGCTACCCGCGTCACCCTCAATGCCTACAGCATCGACGGACGTCCGGTCGCACAGTTGACCAACTCCCAGTTTGGCGCTGGTCAAGGCGAGGTCGAATTCAACACCCAGGCACTTCCAGCCGGAATCTACCTGGTGAAGGCTAACTTCACCAATGCACAAGGCAGCTATCAGAGCCACTTGCGTGTCGTGGTGGTAAAATAA
- the lipA gene encoding lipoyl synthase, translated as MIELPVISQNMPGNGKRPDWLRVKLPYGKTFTDVRGIIDEHKLHTVCESARCPNMGECWGAGTATFMILGNVCTRSCGFCAVATGRPTELDLDEPLRVAEAIKLMGVKHAVITSVNRDELNDRGMQIWAETVKEVRRLSPGTTLETLIPDVKGNWEALQLMLDVAPEIISHNMETVKRLYRKVRPQAKYERSLEQIQRTKAAGIRTKSGVMVGLGESVEEMYEIMQDLVNHGCDVLTIGQYLQPTKMHLPVQEFIHPDLFSHYREKGIEMGFKFVESGPLVRSSYHAERHI; from the coding sequence ATGATTGAGCTACCTGTCATCAGCCAAAACATGCCTGGCAACGGAAAACGTCCTGACTGGCTCAGGGTAAAACTTCCGTATGGAAAAACTTTCACCGATGTGCGTGGCATCATCGACGAGCACAAGCTCCATACCGTCTGCGAAAGTGCGCGTTGCCCCAACATGGGCGAATGCTGGGGCGCTGGAACGGCGACTTTTATGATTTTGGGCAATGTTTGTACCCGCTCCTGTGGATTTTGTGCGGTGGCTACAGGTCGTCCTACCGAGCTCGATTTGGACGAACCCCTACGGGTTGCGGAAGCGATCAAACTCATGGGGGTCAAACATGCTGTGATCACCTCTGTCAATCGCGATGAGTTGAACGACCGTGGAATGCAGATTTGGGCCGAAACGGTGAAAGAAGTGCGGCGATTGAGCCCAGGCACCACGCTTGAGACCTTGATTCCAGACGTAAAAGGCAATTGGGAGGCTTTGCAGCTCATGTTGGATGTTGCGCCGGAGATCATTTCTCACAACATGGAAACCGTGAAGCGGCTGTACCGCAAGGTGCGTCCACAAGCGAAGTACGAGCGGAGCTTGGAGCAGATTCAGCGAACAAAAGCTGCTGGAATTCGGACAAAATCGGGTGTGATGGTTGGCTTGGGCGAATCGGTTGAGGAAATGTATGAAATCATGCAAGACCTCGTGAACCACGGTTGCGATGTCTTGACGATCGGGCAATACCTTCAACCGACCAAAATGCACCTTCCGGTTCAGGAATTCATCCATCCAGACTTATTTTCTCATTACCGCGAAAAGGGAATCGAGATGGGATTCAAATTTGTTGAAAGCGGTCCATTGGTGCGTTCGAGCTACCATGCCGAACGTCACATCTGA
- a CDS encoding FKBP-type peptidyl-prolyl cis-trans isomerase — MYRLLFSLLGCAIFTMLVAGCGKSGKHPMDAQNGTFEPYVVLDSSKIKIYPDGIGIYVVKAGTGDIPQNGEHVSMHYQGILDDGTVFDDSYTRGTPLDFTIGSGKVIPGIESAARKLRLGTKAIVTIPPALGYGDGKDANGKDVKLPPKIPANARLTFHIDLVGSF, encoded by the coding sequence ATGTACCGTTTACTTTTCAGCCTGTTGGGTTGCGCGATTTTCACGATGCTTGTGGCGGGTTGCGGCAAAAGCGGAAAACATCCGATGGATGCACAGAACGGCACATTTGAGCCCTATGTGGTTCTAGACAGTTCGAAAATCAAAATTTACCCGGATGGCATCGGGATCTACGTGGTAAAAGCTGGAACCGGCGATATTCCGCAGAATGGCGAACATGTTTCCATGCATTATCAAGGAATTTTGGATGATGGAACCGTTTTTGATGACTCCTACACCCGAGGCACCCCGCTCGATTTTACAATTGGTTCGGGAAAAGTTATCCCTGGAATCGAATCTGCTGCAAGAAAGCTTCGGTTGGGTACCAAGGCGATCGTGACCATTCCACCCGCACTCGGATACGGTGATGGCAAGGATGCCAACGGGAAAGATGTCAAGTTGCCCCCCAAAATTCCAGCGAATGCACGTTTGACATTTCACATTGACCTCGTAGGCAGCTTTTGA
- a CDS encoding bifunctional oligoribonuclease/PAP phosphatase NrnA, protein MLTEISSRLALYTTDSVARLSQRLQNCGSIVITTHPNPDGDAMGSSLALWRVLKKMGKEATVVVPNAYDQYLSWLDGSNEVIDASTKPAEAAALFTAADLIFCLDYNALRRVGELEAMIRSSTAEIVLIDHHLDPEDFAHYNFHVAGLSSTAELVYRLLLQLGTAPLIDKAVAENIYVGLMTDTGSFRFSTTTPEVHLIAADLLQAGIDVGHIHNLIYDNFSEKRTRFLGFMLYKKLKVLPEYNTAYMAVSRAEGARFDLGAGDTEGLVNYCLSLKGINFGVLLKASDRGTKLSFRSIGKFACNEFAAHFGGGGHYNASGGKVDLNIEATEEKFLKLLEQYKDALKY, encoded by the coding sequence ATGTTGACTGAAATCAGCTCACGGTTGGCTCTGTACACCACAGACTCCGTGGCACGCCTGTCGCAAAGGCTTCAAAATTGTGGCTCCATCGTGATCACCACGCACCCCAACCCTGATGGCGATGCCATGGGGTCGTCTCTCGCACTTTGGAGAGTGCTGAAAAAAATGGGCAAGGAGGCAACCGTTGTTGTACCCAATGCCTACGATCAATACCTGTCTTGGCTCGACGGATCCAATGAAGTGATCGATGCAAGCACGAAACCTGCCGAAGCCGCAGCTTTGTTTACTGCTGCAGACTTGATATTCTGCCTCGATTACAACGCCCTCCGACGCGTTGGCGAGCTCGAAGCCATGATCCGCAGTTCCACTGCCGAGATTGTCCTCATCGATCACCACCTTGATCCTGAAGATTTTGCGCATTACAACTTTCACGTGGCCGGACTCTCCTCCACAGCGGAGTTGGTTTATCGCCTGTTGCTACAGCTCGGAACCGCTCCCTTGATCGACAAAGCGGTCGCCGAAAACATCTACGTGGGGCTGATGACCGATACCGGATCCTTTCGATTCTCCACGACCACCCCCGAGGTGCACCTGATTGCTGCCGACCTTTTGCAAGCCGGCATCGATGTCGGCCATATCCACAACCTTATTTATGACAACTTCAGCGAAAAGCGCACCCGTTTCCTGGGATTCATGCTTTACAAGAAGCTGAAGGTTCTCCCTGAATACAATACCGCCTACATGGCCGTTTCCCGCGCCGAAGGTGCTCGTTTTGATTTGGGCGCAGGCGACACAGAGGGACTTGTCAACTATTGCTTGAGTCTCAAAGGCATCAATTTCGGCGTACTCCTCAAGGCATCTGACCGCGGTACCAAGCTCAGCTTCAGGAGTATCGGCAAATTTGCCTGTAACGAATTTGCCGCTCATTTCGGCGGGGGTGGACATTACAATGCCTCCGGTGGAAAAGTTGATTTGAACATTGAGGCAACAGAAGAGAAGTTTTTGAAGTTGTTGGAGCAATACAAGGATGCGCTCAAATACTAG
- the ndk gene encoding nucleoside-diphosphate kinase has translation MSGKLTFTIIKPDAVRNGHAGKIIDQIIEGGFKVRAMKMVWLSDKTAGDFYDIHRERSFFKELVDFMTSGPCIPMILEKDNAVEDFRTLIGATNPANAAPGTIRNRFAKSIDANAIHGSDSDENALREGSFFFASMETF, from the coding sequence ATGAGCGGAAAACTCACATTTACCATCATCAAGCCCGACGCAGTTCGCAACGGGCATGCAGGCAAAATCATTGATCAAATCATCGAAGGCGGCTTCAAAGTGCGCGCCATGAAGATGGTTTGGTTGAGCGACAAGACCGCAGGTGACTTCTATGACATTCACCGTGAGCGGTCATTCTTCAAAGAGTTGGTCGATTTCATGACGAGCGGACCTTGTATTCCGATGATTTTGGAGAAAGACAATGCAGTTGAGGACTTTCGCACCCTGATCGGAGCGACGAATCCTGCAAATGCTGCTCCCGGAACCATCCGTAACCGATTTGCCAAGTCGATTGATGCAAATGCCATCCATGGATCCGACAGCGACGAAAACGCGCTGCGTGAAGGTAGTTTCTTCTTTGCGTCAATGGAGACGTTCTGA
- a CDS encoding 16S rRNA (uracil(1498)-N(3))-methyltransferase — protein sequence MTPFYVERLAGDIAHLSGEEAHHCIKVMRKKVGEDIVAIDGQGHMLVCRITALGKDSLEMRIVERHTGWGEKEQQIALLISPLHKPDRFEWLMEKSVELGVTDIYPYVGKHTVKTGIRKDRMERIMIAALKQCMRSKLPTIHESESLKKTILAVKGDIKLIAHADLGKPLQTLGCNWEAAKSVVILIGPEGDFSQEELDDALSKGFLGVSLGKNRLRSETAAIHLLGLVKNFALY from the coding sequence ATGACCCCATTTTATGTAGAACGTTTGGCAGGCGACATTGCCCATCTATCCGGCGAAGAAGCCCATCATTGTATCAAGGTGATGCGCAAAAAGGTCGGCGAAGACATCGTAGCCATTGATGGTCAGGGGCACATGTTGGTTTGTCGTATCACCGCGCTGGGAAAAGACAGTTTGGAAATGAGGATCGTGGAGCGCCATACGGGCTGGGGTGAAAAAGAACAACAGATCGCCTTGCTCATTTCTCCGCTCCACAAACCCGATCGGTTTGAATGGCTGATGGAAAAATCTGTCGAACTCGGCGTTACGGACATTTACCCCTATGTCGGCAAGCATACCGTCAAAACGGGGATCAGAAAGGACCGGATGGAAAGGATCATGATCGCTGCACTCAAGCAATGCATGCGGTCCAAATTACCGACCATCCATGAATCCGAATCCTTGAAGAAAACCATTCTGGCCGTGAAAGGGGACATCAAACTGATCGCACACGCCGATTTGGGGAAACCGTTGCAGACTCTTGGATGCAATTGGGAGGCGGCAAAATCGGTGGTTATTTTGATCGGTCCCGAAGGTGATTTTTCGCAGGAAGAACTCGATGATGCGCTTTCAAAGGGCTTTCTGGGCGTCTCCTTGGGCAAAAATCGGCTGAGATCGGAAACCGCTGCCATTCATCTTCTTGGCTTGGTCAAAAATTTCGCTTTGTATTAA
- the pckA gene encoding phosphoenolpyruvate carboxykinase (ATP) produces the protein MNEFGVKSKVFGLVETGVQNTATVYWNLPVAELVEQTLKRGEGVLADNGSLCVRTGEFTGRSPKDKFAVKDADTEDVVWWGEVNNPFSRENFLKLKSKVVNHLATRELWVRDCYAGADTNHRIGVRVVNEFPWQSVFVNNLFIRPSAAELEVFTPDWTIFCAPSFKADPAVDGTRQHNFTIIDFSERTILIGGSAYTGEIKKGIFTVMNYLLPLKGFLSMHCSANIGKDGDTAVFFGLSGTGKTTLSSDPNRNLIGDDEHGWTNDGVFNFEGGCYAKCVDLSQEKEPQIWEAVKFGSLVENTNFHPGTRTINFEDISVTENTRVAYPLYYINNSVEPSVGGIPKNIFFLTADAFGVLPPISKLNPGQAKYQFISGYTAKVAGTEAGVKEPQATFSPCYGQAFLPLHPTKYAKLLGELLTKHKVNVWLINTGWSGGPYGVGSRMQLPFTRAMITAALEGKLDNATYVQDPLFGFSIPTAVPGVPTDVLIPRNTWVDKAAYDAKANELATKFNANFHKYSEFADPEMAAAAPKVMQG, from the coding sequence ATGAATGAGTTTGGTGTTAAGTCTAAGGTTTTTGGTCTTGTAGAAACCGGAGTTCAAAATACCGCCACCGTTTATTGGAACCTGCCGGTCGCAGAGTTGGTGGAGCAAACCCTCAAAAGGGGCGAAGGTGTTTTGGCCGACAACGGCTCCCTTTGCGTACGTACCGGTGAGTTCACCGGCCGCTCGCCTAAAGACAAATTCGCAGTGAAAGATGCCGATACCGAAGATGTCGTTTGGTGGGGCGAAGTGAACAACCCGTTTTCGCGCGAAAATTTCCTCAAACTGAAGAGCAAAGTGGTCAATCACTTGGCCACGCGTGAATTGTGGGTGCGCGATTGCTACGCAGGTGCCGATACCAACCATCGTATCGGTGTACGCGTTGTCAATGAGTTTCCTTGGCAAAGCGTTTTTGTCAACAACCTCTTCATCCGCCCATCCGCAGCTGAACTTGAGGTGTTTACGCCTGATTGGACCATCTTCTGTGCGCCGAGCTTCAAAGCCGATCCAGCAGTCGACGGTACCCGTCAGCACAATTTCACCATCATTGATTTCTCTGAGCGCACCATCTTGATCGGTGGCAGCGCCTACACGGGCGAAATCAAGAAGGGCATCTTCACTGTCATGAACTATTTGTTGCCGTTGAAGGGATTCCTCTCCATGCACTGCTCCGCCAACATTGGTAAAGACGGTGACACAGCGGTATTCTTCGGCCTTTCCGGAACAGGCAAGACCACGTTGAGCTCCGATCCAAACCGTAACCTCATCGGCGACGACGAGCACGGTTGGACCAACGACGGCGTGTTCAACTTCGAAGGTGGTTGCTACGCAAAATGCGTGGACCTTTCCCAAGAGAAAGAGCCACAAATCTGGGAGGCAGTGAAATTTGGTTCCCTCGTCGAAAACACAAATTTCCATCCCGGAACCCGCACGATCAATTTCGAGGACATTTCCGTCACCGAAAATACCCGTGTGGCTTATCCACTGTACTACATCAACAACTCGGTCGAGCCGAGTGTCGGTGGCATTCCAAAGAACATCTTCTTCCTGACTGCAGATGCATTCGGGGTATTGCCTCCGATCTCCAAGCTGAACCCAGGGCAGGCCAAGTATCAGTTCATCTCTGGCTACACCGCCAAAGTCGCTGGTACAGAGGCCGGTGTGAAGGAGCCACAGGCAACTTTCTCCCCTTGCTACGGTCAGGCATTTTTGCCTTTGCACCCGACCAAGTATGCCAAGTTGCTCGGCGAATTGCTCACCAAGCACAAAGTCAACGTTTGGTTGATCAACACAGGTTGGTCAGGCGGCCCTTACGGCGTAGGATCAAGGATGCAACTTCCTTTCACCCGCGCCATGATCACGGCTGCACTGGAAGGCAAGCTGGACAACGCCACCTACGTTCAGGATCCGCTTTTCGGATTCTCGATCCCGACCGCAGTTCCAGGTGTGCCGACTGACGTCTTGATCCCACGCAACACTTGGGTCGACAAAGCTGCTTATGATGCCAAGGCCAACGAACTTGCCACCAAGTTCAACGCCAACTTCCACAAGTACAGCGAGTTTGCCGATCCCGAAATGGCTGCCGCCGCTCCCAAGGTAATGCAAGGTTGA
- a CDS encoding demethoxyubiquinone hydroxylase family protein, with protein MAIDLKKRTEFFIKDLHARESMRLGWYRQWGVEEEQLQYLRERKAKHAAFLKDLLRRRGINPAWYARPFYIAGNIFGFFSAFFPEKWVAKIERTLEWWILMRYREYFKKMHLDLNLRSMIEAMQLKRMGHNEPGPDVMRLLEEIILEEENKQLGMGN; from the coding sequence ATGGCCATTGATCTTAAAAAGCGTACGGAATTTTTCATCAAGGACCTCCATGCCCGCGAGTCAATGCGGTTGGGGTGGTACCGGCAATGGGGCGTGGAGGAAGAGCAATTGCAATACCTGCGCGAACGCAAAGCCAAACACGCCGCCTTTTTGAAGGATTTGCTCCGTCGTCGGGGAATCAATCCCGCATGGTATGCCAGACCATTCTACATTGCAGGCAACATCTTCGGCTTCTTTTCTGCATTTTTTCCCGAAAAGTGGGTCGCCAAGATTGAGCGCACCTTGGAATGGTGGATTTTGATGCGCTACCGCGAGTATTTCAAGAAAATGCACCTCGATCTCAACCTCCGGTCGATGATTGAAGCCATGCAGCTCAAGCGCATGGGGCACAATGAACCTGGTCCCGATGTGATGCGCCTTCTCGAAGAGATCATTCTCGAAGAGGAAAATAAGCAATTGGGAATGGGGAATTGA
- a CDS encoding glycosyltransferase family 4 protein — protein MRIVGTNHGGYANERNITHLPFRQYRVVRCRNLYRGPNYLYFKLKGKMHPTWPYLHWDGGLANYDLLHLFNGISLGKKPWLSTFETYLPRWAAYGAGRIEWGLEKMASVPCKRLIALSACTRSIQSQFLADYPQFSEAIMAKVSVLHPPQAALISDQDLLSKENERQKSGKLKLVFVGADFFRKGGMETLQMANHLLSKGFPLYLDIVSAMNFGDYASQTTQADLDAALAIVGRYPQAITLHKHLPNRNVLELLRKADIGLLPTWADTYGYSVLEAMASGCPVVSTDIRALPEINGPATGWLIPTEKDSWGNALLATEMQRKSFSKHLEERLVETFEGIFNDPQQILPKSQAALAHIRSQHNPVDAAATLEGWYDQVKSDK, from the coding sequence ATGCGCATCGTAGGCACCAACCACGGCGGCTATGCCAACGAGCGGAACATCACCCATTTGCCTTTTCGGCAATACCGTGTCGTACGTTGTCGCAACCTCTACCGCGGGCCAAACTATCTCTATTTCAAGCTCAAAGGGAAGATGCATCCGACATGGCCCTACCTTCATTGGGATGGAGGACTGGCCAATTACGATCTGCTCCATTTATTCAATGGCATCAGTCTTGGCAAAAAACCCTGGTTGAGTACGTTTGAAACCTATTTGCCAAGATGGGCCGCCTACGGCGCAGGCCGCATCGAATGGGGATTGGAAAAGATGGCTTCCGTTCCCTGCAAGCGGCTCATCGCCCTCTCAGCGTGTACCCGTAGCATTCAATCCCAATTTCTGGCGGATTATCCTCAGTTTTCTGAGGCGATCATGGCAAAAGTAAGTGTCTTGCATCCCCCGCAAGCGGCGCTGATCAGCGATCAAGATTTGCTGTCCAAAGAAAATGAACGCCAGAAATCCGGAAAGTTGAAACTCGTGTTTGTGGGCGCCGACTTCTTCCGAAAGGGAGGAATGGAGACGCTTCAGATGGCGAACCATTTGCTTTCAAAGGGATTCCCGCTTTATCTGGATATCGTTTCGGCGATGAATTTTGGCGATTATGCAAGCCAAACGACTCAAGCAGACCTTGATGCGGCTCTGGCGATCGTTGGCCGGTATCCTCAAGCCATCACGTTGCACAAGCACCTTCCCAACCGAAATGTCCTTGAGCTGCTGCGCAAGGCAGACATCGGTTTGTTGCCGACTTGGGCAGACACGTATGGCTATTCGGTGCTCGAGGCGATGGCGAGCGGCTGTCCTGTAGTCAGTACCGATATTCGCGCATTGCCTGAAATCAATGGCCCTGCAACCGGATGGCTCATCCCGACAGAAAAAGACAGCTGGGGAAATGCGCTTCTTGCCACGGAAATGCAACGCAAATCATTTTCCAAGCACCTGGAAGAAAGGCTTGTGGAGACATTTGAAGGAATTTTCAACGACCCGCAACAAATCTTGCCCAAAAGTCAGGCTGCCCTCGCGCACATTCGTAGCCAACATAACCCCGTCGACGCAGCCGCGACATTGGAAGGTTGGTACGATCAAGTGAAAAGTGATAAGTGA